The Uruburuella testudinis genome window below encodes:
- the rpsP gene encoding 30S ribosomal protein S16 produces MVVIRLARGGSKHRPFYNVVVADSRNRRDGRFIERVGFYNPVANEKQERVRLNAERLNHWVGQGAQMSDAVAKLVKEQQAAA; encoded by the coding sequence ATGGTAGTTATCCGTTTAGCCCGTGGTGGCTCAAAACACCGTCCGTTTTACAACGTAGTGGTTGCCGACTCACGCAACCGCCGCGATGGCCGCTTCATCGAGCGCGTAGGCTTCTACAACCCCGTTGCCAATGAAAAACAAGAGCGCGTACGCCTCAACGCCGAACGCTTGAATCACTGGGTTGGCCAAGGCGCACAAATGAGCGATGCCGTTGCCAAACTGGTTAAAGAGCAACAAGCTGCTGCCTAA
- a CDS encoding bifunctional acetate--CoA ligase family protein/GNAT family N-acetyltransferase gives MGKHVFESLFHPQHIIVVGASERPHSLGERVLTALLRTPFQGKITPVNLRHKTVGGLKAYPNINRVAETADVALILTPPSGYEALFKACHKKQIRHAVVVQDWENQCAEALLPAQAALQKAAYPGLNITVCTPAAIQAPACGLNSGIYPGHARQGDVSVISWHAATGAAIMSVLTRAKLGLSRHISLQPGLSPTTSAPLLDCLEAAPSTRLIVLEYNPDEPLRDLFSAIRHITRQKSVILYCTHHTTPQEQAILRHLSRYCSFLVTFTPDELLAGIHALACGKAHAEKLHVIANTPCDWLQSQAASLDIAVQMAPRNPRPSENHNGYIGSNPSTLHYRGLAESNLQSSHTEALLAVVVPTADSNEAEITHVLRQLQQQHRKPLFISSPLSDGLLQFRNTRQALRAFSYHHHNHKLKQLRIQTAKPLPGYLKTPDLTEVGMHLDQPELLLKALHLPDPNTATTPFAARLHFYYHTRYGALLFADSPNGNIALLPPFNTLQAERLIQQLDLKRSQKVIYQLLHSLNSIIGQMPQITDIKISLSPGNHSSEITVLQETHTASRIRAPYPAPVRNTFTLKNGQTVPIRPLTPEDAEAEQQFVQNLSEKSRQSRFMAHVKALSQSTLASFCNIDYHREGAFTATDSDGSLLGVSRFSCTHYPAQCEFGISVAENMHGQGLALCLMQEIIALAAQQGYHRMTAEILKTNQPMLKLAEKLGFTVTPSPDDSELYQASLSLLPSANNSKRKSKQ, from the coding sequence ATGGGCAAACATGTGTTTGAGTCTTTGTTTCACCCACAACATATTATTGTCGTAGGCGCCAGCGAGCGGCCGCACAGCTTGGGCGAGCGCGTATTGACCGCTTTGTTGCGCACGCCCTTTCAAGGCAAAATCACACCGGTCAATCTGCGCCACAAAACCGTTGGCGGCCTGAAAGCCTACCCCAACATCAACCGTGTTGCCGAAACCGCCGATGTTGCATTAATCCTCACACCGCCCTCTGGCTATGAAGCGCTGTTCAAAGCCTGTCATAAAAAGCAAATCCGGCATGCCGTAGTGGTGCAGGATTGGGAAAACCAGTGCGCCGAAGCCCTGCTGCCGGCACAAGCCGCCCTTCAAAAAGCCGCCTATCCCGGCCTGAATATCACCGTTTGCACCCCCGCTGCCATCCAGGCGCCTGCCTGCGGGCTCAACAGCGGTATTTATCCCGGCCATGCCCGCCAAGGTGATGTATCTGTAATCAGTTGGCATGCAGCCACCGGTGCTGCCATTATGTCGGTGCTGACCCGTGCCAAACTCGGCCTTTCCCGCCACATCAGCCTACAACCCGGCCTAAGCCCCACCACTTCTGCACCATTGCTCGACTGCCTCGAAGCCGCCCCGTCCACCCGCCTGATTGTGCTCGAATACAATCCTGATGAACCTTTGCGCGATCTGTTCAGCGCCATCCGTCACATCACACGGCAAAAATCCGTGATTCTTTACTGCACCCACCATACCACGCCTCAAGAGCAAGCAATTTTGCGCCATCTTTCCCGCTATTGCAGTTTTTTAGTCACCTTCACTCCCGATGAGCTGCTGGCCGGCATCCATGCCCTTGCCTGTGGCAAAGCCCACGCAGAAAAACTGCATGTCATCGCCAATACCCCTTGCGACTGGCTGCAATCACAAGCAGCATCACTCGATATAGCCGTACAAATGGCACCACGCAACCCCAGGCCGTCTGAAAACCACAACGGCTATATCGGCAGCAACCCCAGCACCCTCCACTACCGCGGGTTGGCCGAAAGCAACCTGCAAAGCAGCCACACCGAAGCGCTGCTGGCCGTTGTCGTGCCCACCGCCGACAGCAATGAAGCCGAAATCACCCATGTATTGCGCCAATTGCAACAGCAACACCGCAAACCGCTCTTTATCAGCAGCCCCCTTTCAGACGGCCTCTTACAATTTCGCAACACCCGCCAAGCCTTACGGGCATTTTCCTATCACCACCATAATCACAAATTAAAACAACTGCGCATCCAAACGGCCAAACCATTGCCCGGCTATCTGAAAACGCCCGACCTTACCGAAGTAGGTATGCACCTCGACCAGCCTGAGTTGCTGCTCAAAGCCCTGCATCTACCCGATCCGAACACCGCCACAACACCGTTTGCCGCCCGCCTGCATTTTTATTACCACACCCGCTATGGCGCCCTACTCTTTGCCGACAGCCCCAACGGCAACATCGCCCTGCTGCCGCCCTTTAACACTTTGCAAGCAGAACGGCTGATACAGCAGCTTGATTTGAAACGCAGCCAAAAAGTCATCTATCAATTGCTGCACAGCCTCAACAGCATCATCGGACAAATGCCGCAAATCACCGATATCAAAATATCGCTCTCGCCCGGCAACCACAGCAGCGAAATTACCGTGTTGCAGGAAACCCACACCGCTTCCCGCATCAGGGCGCCCTATCCCGCACCGGTCCGCAACACATTTACCCTGAAAAACGGCCAAACCGTCCCCATCCGCCCCCTCACACCCGAAGATGCCGAAGCCGAGCAGCAATTCGTACAAAACCTTTCCGAAAAAAGCCGCCAAAGCCGCTTTATGGCGCATGTCAAAGCACTCAGCCAAAGCACACTGGCCAGCTTCTGCAACATTGATTACCACCGCGAAGGCGCATTCACCGCCACAGACAGCGACGGCAGCCTGCTCGGAGTCAGCCGCTTCAGCTGCACACACTACCCGGCCCAATGCGAATTCGGCATCAGCGTGGCCGAAAACATGCACGGACAAGGCCTGGCACTGTGCCTGATGCAGGAAATCATCGCCCTTGCCGCACAGCAAGGCTATCACCGGATGACTGCCGAAATCCTCAAAACCAACCAGCCCATGCTGAAACTGGCCGAGAAGCTCGGCTTTACCGTCACTCCTTCACCCGACGACAGCGAATTATACCAAGCCTCGCTCAGCCTTTTGCCGTCTGCAAACAACAGCAAACGTAAATCAAAGCAATAA
- the aroB gene encoding 3-dehydroquinate synthase, giving the protein MRTLTVNTPSHHYPIFIGEQLLACADTLLAPYLNKKAAIITNQTVAPLYLTRLQTALDKAGIKHFSIILPDGEQYKNWQTLNLIFDGLMQHRAERKTTLIALGGGVIGDMVGFAAATYQRGAPFIQIPTTLLSQVDSSVGGKTAINHPLGKNMIGAFYQPQAVLADLSVLNSLPPRELSAGLAEVIKYGMLGDIDFFEWLENNMDALVQQEPAALAEAVYHSCAMKADIVGQDETEQGIRAWLNLGHTFGHAIEAEMGYGVWLHGEAVAAGMVLACRLSEQLGRIGSHDTNRVAALLQKAGLPVAPPRFPFERWIEHMQHDKKVSSGVMRFIGLQHLGKADITEITDKEILHQTLMPYL; this is encoded by the coding sequence ATGCGCACCCTCACTGTTAATACGCCCTCGCATCATTATCCCATTTTTATCGGCGAACAATTACTTGCCTGCGCCGATACCCTGCTGGCACCTTATCTAAACAAAAAAGCCGCCATCATTACCAACCAAACAGTTGCCCCACTCTATCTTACCCGGCTTCAGACGGCCTTAGATAAGGCAGGCATCAAGCATTTCAGCATTATTCTGCCCGATGGCGAACAATATAAAAATTGGCAAACGCTTAATCTGATTTTCGACGGTTTGATGCAACACCGCGCCGAACGCAAAACCACCTTAATCGCGCTTGGCGGCGGCGTGATCGGCGATATGGTCGGCTTTGCCGCCGCCACCTACCAACGGGGTGCGCCGTTTATTCAGATACCCACCACTTTATTAAGCCAGGTAGATTCATCGGTAGGCGGCAAAACCGCCATCAACCACCCGCTGGGCAAAAACATGATCGGCGCTTTTTACCAGCCGCAAGCCGTTTTGGCTGATTTAAGCGTTTTGAACAGTCTGCCGCCGCGCGAATTATCGGCGGGGTTAGCCGAAGTGATTAAATACGGCATGCTTGGCGATATCGACTTTTTCGAATGGCTCGAAAACAACATGGATGCATTGGTGCAGCAAGAACCGGCCGCTTTGGCCGAAGCCGTGTACCACAGCTGCGCCATGAAGGCAGATATCGTCGGCCAAGACGAAACTGAGCAAGGCATCCGCGCCTGGCTTAACCTCGGCCACACTTTCGGCCACGCCATCGAAGCCGAAATGGGCTACGGCGTATGGCTGCATGGCGAAGCCGTGGCTGCCGGCATGGTATTGGCCTGCCGCCTTTCCGAACAGCTTGGCCGTATCGGCAGCCACGACACCAACCGGGTAGCGGCTCTGCTGCAAAAGGCCGGATTGCCGGTTGCCCCGCCGCGCTTCCCGTTCGAGCGCTGGATCGAACACATGCAGCACGATAAAAAAGTCAGCAGCGGCGTTATGCGCTTTATCGGGCTCCAACACTTGGGCAAAGCCGACATCACCGAAATTACCGATAAAGAAATTCTGCATCAAACGCTGATGCCTTATTTGTAA
- a CDS encoding shikimate kinase translates to MPAMENIAGNLFFIGLMGAGKTTLGKQIAQQLGREFYDSDYEICCRTGVSIPTIFELEGEQGFRDREAAVIDELSSRSNIILATGGGAVIREQNRLHLQNRGTVIYLHAKPEILLNRTRHDTNRPLLQVENPLAKLQELYNTRDRLYRDTAHIIIESNRYNCHKTIEHILKTLQQRT, encoded by the coding sequence ATGCCTGCTATGGAAAACATAGCAGGCAATTTATTTTTCATCGGCTTGATGGGCGCCGGCAAAACCACGTTGGGCAAACAGATTGCCCAACAACTCGGGCGCGAATTTTACGACAGCGATTACGAAATCTGCTGTCGCACCGGCGTATCTATTCCCACCATCTTCGAGCTTGAGGGCGAACAAGGCTTCCGTGACCGTGAAGCGGCTGTGATTGACGAGCTGAGCAGCCGCAGCAATATCATCTTGGCCACCGGCGGCGGCGCCGTGATTCGCGAGCAAAACCGCTTGCATCTGCAAAACCGCGGCACCGTTATCTATCTGCATGCCAAACCCGAAATATTACTCAACCGCACCCGCCATGATACCAACCGCCCACTGTTACAAGTGGAAAACCCGCTCGCCAAACTGCAAGAGCTCTATAATACCCGCGACCGTTTATATCGCGACACCGCCCACATCATCATCGAATCCAACCGTTACAACTGCCACAAAACCATTGAGCACATACTCAAAACCTTGCAACAACGGACATAA